CCCTGACGGACCTGCGCTACGTGTGGGGCGGCTTCGTGTACCTGCAGGACCTGCTGGAGCGCGCGGCCGTGCGCGTGCTCAGCGGCGCTGCGCCCCGCGCCGGCCTCTACGTGCAGCAGATGCCCTACCCGTGCTACGTGGACGACGCGTGAGCGCCCCAGCCGCCCGAACCCGGGTCCCGGGGGGGACCCCGACTCCGTTTGCAACGCTCACGCAGTCAAGGCTGCAAACCCCGAGGCCCGTGGCGGGAGGAGCAGGGATCCCCGAGGGCCGGGGGTCTCCGGATGCCGGAGAACGTGGCCTGTGCTGACCGCTGGGACCCTGAGGCTAGATCAGGGGCCCGAGGATAAGGGAGGGCGAATGTCCAGAGCTGGCTGCGTCTTGGGATCCTGAGACGCCAACGCGGTGCCAGACGGGGGCTGCACAGGGTCTCTGCCCCCACCTctgccgccccccacccccaggttcCTGCGCGTGCTGAGCCGGTCTCTGCCGCTCTTCCTCACGCTGGCCTGGATCTACTCGGTGGCGCTGACGGTGAAGGCCGTGGTGCGCGAGAAGGAGACGCGGCTGCGCTACACGATGCGCGCCATGGGGCTTGGCGGCGCCGTGCTGTGGCTCAGCTGGTTCCTCAGCTGCCTCGGGCCCTTCCTCTTCAGCACCGCGCTGCTCGTGCTGGTGCTCAAGGTGGGCGCACCTCGGTCTTTCTGGCTGCAGAATGGGCGCGCGCGCGGGAGGGTGGCAGCCAGGAGGCACCTTGTGTTGTGCGCGCCCCTGGGCAAATCTGGGCGCCTTTGCCTCCCGCAGCTCGGGGATATCCTCCCCTACAGCAACCCGGCCGTGGTCTTCCTGTTCTTGGCGGCCTTCGCCGTGGCCACGGTGGTCCAGAGCTTCTTGCTGAGCGCCTTCTTCTCCCGCGCCAACCTGGCGGCCGCCTGTGGGGGCCTCGCCTACTTCGTGCTTTATCTGCCCTATGTGCTGTGCGTGGCCTGGCGGGACCAGCTGCCCGTGGGTGGCCGGGTGGCCGCGGTGagagccgggccgggccgggcggggTGTGGGACACCGTCAGGCGCTCGCTCGCTGACCCGCTCACCCCCATCGGCAGAGCCTTCTGTCGCCCGTGGCCTTCGGCTTCGGCTGCGAGGGCCTGGCGCTGCTGGAGGAGCGGGGCGAGGGGGCGCAGTGGCACAACATGGGCACCGGGCCTACGGCCGACGTCTTCAGCCTGGCCCAAGTGTCAGGGCTTCTGCTGCTCGATGCCGTGCTCTACGGCCTCGCCACTTGGTACCTGGAGGCCGTGTGCCCAGGTGGGGACTCCCGGCTGGGGCGTATCTGCACGAGGGAGGCGGGGCTGAGGGGCTGTTCGGTACCTGGAGGCCGGTCGGAAGTGAGAGGGTGGGGCTTCCTGGCGCATGCGCATAGGAGGCCGCGTTTGAGGGGCGGCCTGGGCTGGTGGGCGAAGTTTCTTGGTCGCCTCCTATCTGGATGCCGTGATCCCAGGTGTGTGGCCAGAGCTGGCACACTCCAGGGGGATGGGCTCCAGGGGCAACTGAGCACCGCTCCCCCCAGGCCAGTACGGGATCCCCGAACCGTGGAACTTTCCCTTTCGAAGGAGCTACTGGTTCGGACCTCGGCCCCCCAAGTGtctcgccccgccccccgccctgcAAGACCCGGAGGGTGAGGCCCCGCAAGCCTTAGCAGCCGCTTCCCCGTCTGGATGCCCCAGGTCCCCCAAAAACCAGATTCCCACAGATCCCAATCTCCCTCATCTCCCCAGGCGCCCGGGGGCTCCCCTAACTCCTACAGACCCCAGCCCGATAGGTCCCCCACTCTGCAGACCAGCTTTAACGGGCTCCCCCGACGGAGTCTGCCCTCCTTCCACAGTGCTGGTGGAAGAGGCGCCGCCCGGCCTGATGCCGGGGGTCTCCATTCGGGGCTTGGAAAAGCGCTTTCCTGGCAACCCGCAGCCCGCGCTGCGCGGGCTCAGCCTCGACTTCTACCAGGGCCACATCACCGCCTTCCTGGGCCCCAACGGGGCCGGCAAGACCACCACGCTGTGAGTGGCCGCCACCGCCCTCCCCGCCCCTGGGCCCCAGCTTGCACATCTGTTCAATGGGAAAGGCGTCTGGGGTCGGGTGGTTCCCGTGTCAACAGTGGGAGGGGACCCTCTGTTTGGGTACACAGTAGGCAGGCGATACAtgttttctctgagcctcagtttccctccccaGTAAAACGGGGAGGTCACACTCCTTTGGTCCGTGCATACAGTAGGTGCCCTTTAAGCACTGGTGCCCCTTCTctgggggcctcagtttccccctccgAAGGAGCAGCTGCTCTGAGACCCCTGCACCTGCAGGTCCATCCTGAGTGGCCTCTTTCCACCCACTCGTGGCTCCGCCTGTGTCCTGGGCCATGACGTCCGGTCCGGCATGGCAGCCATCCGGCCCCACCTGGGCGTCTGCCCGCAGTACAACGTGCTGTTCGACATGTGCGTCTCAGGGGGCCCGGGGGCAGCGGTGGGAGGCCGGGGGGTGCTCGGGGACCCGCCTGCCACGGTGGCCGCTCTGTTCCTCGCCCGTGGCCGCAGGCTGACCGTGGACGAGCACGTCTGGTTCTATGGGCGGTTGAAGGGTCTGAGTGCAGCTGCCGTGGGCCCCGAGCAGGACCGTCTGGTGCAGGACACGGGTCTCGTCCCCAAGCGGCGAGCGCAGACGCGCCACCTCTCCGGTGAGCCCGGCCTGGAGTGGGGCTGGGACTTCATGCCAAGGGAGGTGGGAAGCTAGAGGAAAAGGGCGCGTCTGGGGGACCCAGGAGGAGCCAGGCACTGCGGTCCAggtgggtgggggaaggggcGTGGAGGGGGGGCAGCCCTGCCCAAGACTGGGGGGGTCATGCTGAGATCTGGacacctgtcccctcccaggtgggATGCAACGGAAGCTTTCAGTGGCCATCGCCTTTGTGGGTGGCTCCACAGTGGTCATCTTGGACGAGCCCACAGCTGGTGTGGACCCTGCTTCTCGCCGTGGTATTTGGGAGCTGCTGCTCAAATACCGCgaaggtgagagttaggggtgaCCCAGGGTTCCCCTGGATTCTGCTTGAGGGGCTAGAAAAGGTTTCTGAGAAGGAGATAAGTTTCCTGTTGAGGAGGTGCTGGGATGGGGTTTtgagggatgaataggagtttaccACACAGGGCAGGCAATTCTTGGCAAAGGCCACAACTTGGGCAGAGACCTGTGGCTTGAGGGTACACGTGGGTTGGGTCCCTGTCACCAGGTCGCACACTGGTCCTCTCCACCCATCACCTGGACGAGGCGGAGCTCCTGGGAGACCGTGTGGCGGTGGTGGCGGGCGGCCGCCTGTGCTGCTGTGGCTCCCTGCTCTTCCTGCGTCGCCACCTGGGCTCCAGCTACTACCTGACACTGGTGAAAGGTCCCCcacccctggccaccagcaggaAGGTGAGGGCTGGActgacccctgacccctgacccaAGCCTCTGTCCAGCCCCAACGGCCATAGCAGCTGGTGCCCCTCTGCCTGCAGGGTGACGCTGACATGGAGGACAGCGTGGATGCCAGGCAGGAAAAGGAGCCGGGCAGCCCGGCCGGTGAGGGCTGGCGAGGGAGAGCCACAGGGAGTGGCCAGGGGTGGCAGTGGCTTGGTTCATGGCAGTGGGGCTTCATCACCCCAGACTAGACCCCTGACCCCGGGCTGAGCCTGACTCCGGCCCTGCCTTTGACCTAACCTGGGCTGAGCCCACACACAGACGCCCCTGACCTCTGACCTCAGGTGGACTCTGGCGCTGACCCCAGGTCAAGTCCTGCTGTCAAGTGCTTACCCCTGACCTCTCTGCCCACAGGGACGGGTGCCTCCTGGGTGGCCAAGCCCCTCccccagggaggctgggctgggagagGCGGGCTGGGAGCTGGGGCCGTGCAGCCTGCCACTGTCCCCCCGGGTGCGCCCCGGCTGCTGGCCCTGGTGCAGCGCTGGGCGCCTGGGGCGCGGCTGGTCGAGGAGCTGCCGCATGAGCTGGTGCTCGCGCTGCCCTCCGAGGGCGCCCTGGACGGCAGCTTCGCCGAGCTCTTCCGCGAGCTGGACCGGCGGCTGGGGGAGCTGGGGCTGGCCGGCTACGGCATCTCCGACACCAGCCTCGAGGAGGTGCGGCGGCCAGAGGCAGGGGgcgggctgcctggaggaggaggcggggtctgcttgctgacagcagggcaccccagggagagggcagggcactGCGGGGCTCCAAATACCCTGGGGAGGTCTGGAGGATCCACGGTGTCCTACAGCTGGTCGAGGGGCTCCCTCCTGTGGGGCCGCGCACTCTGAGCCCCCGCTTTGTCTCCCCAGATCTTCCTGAAGGTGGTGGAGGACAATGCTGGGGACACAGACCCACAGGGTGCGGCTGCAGGTCCCTGTCCTTACCCCCAACCCTGGGCCAGAGTTGGACCTGGCTTCAGACCAAGTCCTGACCCCTGGCTGAGCCTGGCCCGAAGCACAACCCTGAGCTCCAACCCTTGTTCCTGGCTCCTCTATCTGTGACTCTTGACCTTGACCCAGACCCCAGGCTGACCCCTGACCCTGGCCCCCGGTGGCTCCACAGATGGTGGCCGCAGGCCGCCCCCGTGCACCGGCACTGCTTACCTGGACACGACCACGCGGCTCAAGATCCAGCCGGAGGAGTCAGCCCTGGAGAATGGGGCGCCAGGTGAGTGGTCCCTGCCCCGACCCTGTGGCCCCTCGCGGTCCCCCAAGTCCTGATCAccgaccctcccctcccccacagccgGGTCAGCCCCGGAGACGCAGGCCCTGCGGGGCTCCAGGCCGGACGCCGCAGGCCGTGTGCAGGGCTGGGCGCTGACCTGCCAACAGCTCCGGGCCCTGCTTCTCAAGCGCTTTCTGCTGGCCCGCCGCAGCCGCTGTGGCCTGTTCGCCCAGGTGAGGAGGGCGCGTGGGGGACGCCACACCTGTCTCCACTCGGTGGCCTCAACCAACCGCCCGGCCCCGGGCGTGCCCCCCGCTCTGAGCACCTGCATTGGGAGCACTGGGGAGCCACGGATGGTCGTAGtgcaggggcagggagggcagcTCACGGCCGGTCCCCCAGATGGTGCTGCCGGCCCTCTTTGTGGGTCTGGCGCTGGCATTCAGCCTCATCGTGCCGCCGTTCGGACACTACCCGGCTCTGCGGCTCAGCCCCAGCATGTACGGCGCCCAGGTGTCCTTCTTCAGGTGGGCgcagaggaggggctggtggtgggggcCAGGGGCCTGGGGATGCGGCGCTGACCCCGCTCCCCACACACAGCGAGGACGCCCCAGGGGACCCCGAGCGTGCGCGCCTGCTCGAGGCGCTGCTGGAGGAGGCGGGACTGCAGGACCCGTCCCCGAAGAACAGCTCTAGCGGGTGAGGCCCCCCGCCTggacccagcctcagtttccctctctgcgCCCTGGCCGTGGGCCTCGGGGGGCGCCCAGAGCATCCCCGTGCCTGCCGGGGAGCCCCCGGAGCAGGTGCCCACAGCCCACCCTGTCCCCCAGGACGCCCGCGTGCGTGCCGCCCGCCGCCTGCCACTTCTCGGTGCCCGAGGTTCCCGCCGACGTGGCCGCGGTCTTGGCCGGCGGCAACTGGACCCCAGCGGACCCCTCCCCGGCCTGCGAGTGCAGCAGGCCCGGCGCCCGCCGCCTGCTGCCCGCCTGCCCCCCGGCGGCCGGCGGCCCCCCGGCGCCCCAGGCCCTGAGCGGCTCGGGCGAGATGGTGCAGAACCTCACGGGCCGGAACCTGTCCGACTTCCTGGTCAAGACCTACCCGCGCCTCGTGCGCCAGGGGTGAGTGCCGCCCGCCTCGGTTTCCCCGGTTGTCACACGGGTCCGCGGGCCCAGGAGGTCTGGCCCCAGGGGAGGTCGGGTGGACCCTGGCCGGGGCGCCCCTGCGTGTCCCACCGTCTCCCGGGCGTCTGTCTCACACCACTGTCCCCACCCCGTGTCTGTTTATCTGTCCGTTTCTCCCGCAGCCTGAAGACCAAGAAGTGGGTGAACGAGGTCAGGTGAGGAGGGCCCCCCGGGTCCCCTTGCCAAACCCCTGCCTGCCCACTGGGGGCTCTCCCGCCCCGTCCTCCCCGGCCCTCAGCTGCCCCCCTGCCCTGCAGGTACGGGGGCTTCTCCCTGGGGGGCCGCGACCTGGGCCTGCCCTCGGGCCGTGAGGTGGGCCGCTCACTGGAGGAGCTGCGGGCGCTGCTGAGCCCCCAGCCCGGCGGGGCCCTCGACCACGTCCTGAACAACCTCACTGCCTGGGCTCACGGCCTGGATGCCCAGGACAGCCTCAAGGTGGGAACCAGGGGTCTCGGGCGGGCAGCCGGTGGGGGCAGGTCTGACCGCATGGCCCTGACCCCTCAGCCCTGATCCCCCACCCCAGATCTGGTTCAACAACAAGGGCTGGCACGCCATGGTGGCCTTTGTCAACCGAGCCAACAACGCACTTCTACGTGCCCGCCTGCCCCCGGGCCCCAACCGCAGCGCCCACAGCATCACCACACTCAACCACCCCCTGAACCTCACCAAGGAGCAGCTGTCCAAGGCTGTGCTGTGAGTCCGTCTGCCCTGCATGGCCTCCCCTGCCTCGGTTTCTCCATTGTGTTAAGTGGTGGGAGTGTATGTGCACTCCGCCATGCTCTGCTGTGGGAATGGGGGACAGGAACTGCTCCTCTGCTCCCCAGGCTGGGGTGATGCGACATCACAGGCTCCACAGGCTCCAGTCCTCTCAGCAGCCCACACGTCCTTATCACGTCAACCTTTATCCCACCAGAGACCTGTACAACCTCTCCCTCCCAAATCACCCAGCCCCCCTCATCCCAAGTGGCTCGGGCCGTCTCCCCACTGGCAGCCAGCCCCGTAGACCCACTGATGGCATGCCCAGCCCCGCTCTGAACAACTGTTGCGCCCTCCCCCCCGCCCCAGGATGGCCTCCTCGGTGGACGTGCTCGTCTCCATCTGCGTGGTGTTCGCCATGTCCTTCATCCCAGCCAGCTTCACACTCATCCTCATTGAGGAGCGCGTCACTGGAGCCAAGCACCTGCAGTTCATGGGGGGCCTGCCCCCCACCCTCTACTGGCTCAGCAACTTTCTCTGGGACATGGTGCGGGGACTGCCCGGAGGCACGGGGACTTGTCCAGGATGGCCCTGGGGGAAGTCTTGGGGATGGTGGGAGACCTGGTGTCCCACTGCCCGAACTGCAGGGAGGTTGGGGTGGGGCACAGGGCGGAGAGTGGCCGTTCCTGCCCCCGCACACCGATGGGGGTTAACTGCTGTCTCCAATGCAGTGTAACTACTTGGTGGCGGCATGCATTGTGGTGCTCATCTTTCTGGCCTTCCAGCAGAGGGCGTATGTGGCCCCTGCCAACCTGCCTGCTCTCCTGCTGTTGCTATTACTGTACGGGTGAGGCCCCAACCCCTCAGGGCCTGTTCTTCCTGACTGCCCTGCCCCCCTGCCTAATGTTGTAGCAGCTCCCAAGGAGAGGATCTGGAGGTCTGAGGGGACCCCAAGTGTGATCTAATGCAATGGTATGCCAAGGTGGCTTTAAAAGCTCACCTTGTCCAGACACATTAATAGAGATATAGCAGGGAGGACGGGAGGGGTCTGTAGTCCCCTCAGGGCCACTCAGCCCCATCTGGGTGGTTACCCAGCGACTCCCATTGCCCCCCAGCTGGTCCATCACGCCGCTCATGTACCcagcctccttcttcttctccgtGCCCAGCACGGCCTACGTGGTGCTCACCTGCATCAACCTCTTCATCGGCATCAACGGCAGCATGGCCACCTTTGTGCTGGAGCTCTTCTCCGATCAGGTGGGGCTCCGCAAGCCTGGGCCTcgggccagggctgggctggggccttGGCCTCAGCCCCTGACCCGcctccctcttcccacccctGAGCAGAAGCTGCAGGAGGTGAGCCAGATCCTGAAACGGGTCTTCCTGATCTTCCCCCACTTCTGCCTGGGCCGGGGGCTCATTGACATGGTGCGGAACCAGGCCGTGGCTGACGCCTTTGAGCGCTTGGGTGAGAACCTCCTTCCAGGTGGAGAAGTGCCAGCCAGGAGTGAATTATACAGGGTGGGGACAAACATCAGCCCTCGAGAAGAAACCTGAAGGTCTTAGGTGGCTCCAAGTCCGGGCCATGTTAGAGGTGCAGCAAAGTGGCCATAAAAGCTAATTCCATCTTGGGTCACATCACAAGAGATCTCAGGCCCTAAATAAGGGAGGTGGTGATATCACTGTTTTCTATGACAGTTGAGTGGCCTATCCAGTTCTTTGTCTTTTCCCTTAAGAACCCAAGGTGACTGGGATGAGGAAGGGCCCAGAAACCAAACCCCCTAAGGACCCAGTCGCTCCTTCCTGTCCCCCCAGGAGATGGGCACTTCCAGTCACCCCTGCGCTGGGAGGTGGTCGGCAAGAACCTCTTGGCCATGGTGGTGCAGgggcccctcttcctcctcttcacgcTCCTGCTGCAGCACCGTCACCGCCTCCTGCCACGGTCAGTGGGGCCCGGGGTAGGGTGTCAGGGGCCAGGGCCTGGCCTTGGGCCCACTCACGTCTCTGCCCTCAGACCCAAGCTGAGGCCGCTGCCACCCCTGCGGGAGGAGGATGAGGATGTGGCCCATGAGCGGGAACGGGTGGTCCGAGGGGCCACCCAAGGGGACGTGTTGGTGCTGTGGAACCTGACAAAGGTGGGTGCGGCCAGGCAGCGCGTGGCAGGGAGGGGGCTCCCACTGGCCCACCCACCCGTCTCAGGGACCTGCTGCCCTCCCAGGTGTACCAGGGGCAGAGGACACCAGCTGTCGACCGCCTGTGCCTGGGGATCCCGCCCGGTGAGGTGAGTCAGAGCTGAGGACCTGGTGCAGGGGCTGTGAGAGGCTGCCCTACTGTGCACACACAGCCCTTTACAGAGCACCTTCTGTGTGCATACCAccctttactgaacacctactatgagGCTGCTgccctttattgagcacctactgtgtgccagccaaCCTCTCCGCCTCGGGCTGACTGCACACCCAGCCTGAGTACCCGCTGTGTGGCAGGAGACATCCAGCGATCTCGTGCCCTgggatttattgagcacttgctgtgtacGGCCTCAATAGgacccctactgtgtgccaggattGATTAAACACAGCTCCTGTGCTGACGGCCGTTCCTGCTAAGTGGCAGCTTTACGCCTCCCCGCACACCCCCAGTGTCTGCCCCAGGGGCCCCCGTGTCCACAGCCCTccaaggggaaactgaggaacgCGCCCCTGGGACCCGAGGCGCTGGGACGGGGCCGGGCCTTGTTGAGCGCCGTCTGTGGGTGAACCCGCAGTGTTTCGGGCTGCTGGGCGTGAACGGCGCGGGGAAAACCTCCACCTTTCGCATGGTCACCGGGGAAATGCTGCCCAGCGGGGGCGAGGCGGTGCTGGCAGGCCACAGGTGAGGGGCTCTGGGCCCCTGTACCCCACACCCCTGCAGGTGGAGGGCCCTGAGACACCCTCTCCCTTACCAGGGGGGTCCGGGGTGGGGGTCCTGAGACTCCTGTCTGCCTCTGGCATGGCCGGGGCCTGGCCAGTGCCCTGAGCCTCTGTCCCCCGTCCCCAGCGTGGCCCGCGAACCAGCCGCCGCGCACCGCCGCATGGGCTACTGCCCCCAGTCTGACGCCGTCTTCGAGCTGCTGACCGGCCGCGAGCACCTGGAGCTGTTCGCGCGCCTGCGCGGTGTCCCCGAGGCTCAGGTTGCCCaggtgaccccccccccccgggcttCTGGATGTCACCCCAGCTTTGTTCTCCCTGCccacgcccccccacccccagctcgtccactcacgtgggcccatccaCCTCTCCACGGTCATCCGGGCTGCACCCTGACTCCCACCCCGCTTAGGGAGCCCCCTCTCTGACCCCTCCGGGCTGGGGCCCCACCCACTCGCCGTGACTCCACCTCCGGCTTCGCGCCTTTCTGCGCCTGCGCCAGGCCCGTCTCTGCCCACTCGGCCCCGCCCCCAGGATGGGGCCCCGCCCCCAGGATGGAGCCTTGcccccttctcttcccctcccgCCCCATCCTCGCTGTGGCCCCCCCAGTGCTCAGTGTAGCCCCCCTTTACTCtcagtctggcccccaccccacactGTGCACCCCCTGGTTCACTCAGCCCTCCCTCACTCACTCTGGGTCCCCCTTTTCCCCCACTGTGGCCCCCCTGACTCCCCCATGCTCACTCCACCCCCCCTCCGCTCTCGCTCTGCCCCCCCATGCTCACTCCACCCACCCTCCGCTCTCGCTCTGCCCCCCCATGCTCACTCTGCCCCCCCATGTTCATCCCGACCCCCTGCTCTCACTCTGCCCCCCCACATTCACTCTGGGGTCCCCCACTCCGGCCCGCCCCGCAGACCGCGAGCCTGGGCCTGGCGCGCCTGGGGCTGCCGCAGTACGCGGACCGGCCTGCGGGCACCTACAGCGGCGGCAACAAGCGGAAGCTGGCCACAGCGGTGGCGCTGGTGGGCGACCCGCCCGTGGTCTTCCTGGTgcgtgggggcggggcctgggggcggggcctggacggggcggggcggggctgaAGCATCGCCCCCTCCCAGGACGAGCCGACCACCGGCATGGACCCCAGCACGCGGCGCTTCCTCTGGAACAGCATCCTGGCTGTGGTGCGGGAGGGCCGCTCCGTGGTGCTCACCTCGCACAGGTGGGCCCCGCGCCGGATGCCCTGGGCTGTGGGTCAGGTTGGTCTAGGCTCCGGGGAGAGAGGTGGACCAGGAGCCGAGCAGAGGCTGTCGACAGCACAGGGACATGGAGTGGCCCTGACCTGGGGCCGAGGATGCCAGGCCCGAGTCGGTGGACACACGGCGGTGGTACCTGGCCCGGGCCAGAGCAGTCTGGGCTGCGGGAAGTGTCCAGAGCCTGGATGGGGAGGGTCCTCGGTCGGGGTAGCGCAGGCCCAGGCCTGGCCGCAGCTCACGGCGCTCGTCCCCCGACAGCATGGAGGAGTGCGAGGCGCTCTGCACGCGCCTGGCCATCATGGTGAACGGGCGGTTCCGCTGCCTGGGCAGCGCGCAGCACCTCAAGGGCAGGTGAGCGGGGCGAGGCCCCTAGGGCCGCTGTGCAGGCAGGAGCCGGAGGATGAGGGTGGGGGTGTAGGTGCGGCCAGCAGAGAGACCAGACGCGGAGCCACGTGGGGCCAGCTAGGCTCTAACCGGAGGGGAGGCGAGGGCCGTGGATGGTCCAGGAGAGATGAATGAGGGGCGGGGTCTGATGGGTGAGCGCCGTCCGTGGGCGGAGGGGGAGGAGGCTCAGGAGTGGACGGTCCTGTAGAGCGAGCTGGGGGCGTGGCCTGAGTGTGCGCACCGCCTTATGAGGGCGGGGCTAGAGAAAGGATTAGCATGTGGGCGGGGCAAGGATGAGCCGGGATGAGGTCACGTGTTGGGTCGGGGGGTCAAGAGGGGCCAGGTGTAGGGGGCGGGGTCAGAAGAGCTGGGGAGCTGTGGGGCGGGGCCATGGGCGTGTCT
This portion of the Diceros bicornis minor isolate mBicDic1 unplaced genomic scaffold, mDicBic1.mat.cur scaffold_67_ctg1, whole genome shotgun sequence genome encodes:
- the ABCA7 gene encoding phospholipid-transporting ATPase ABCA7 isoform X5 codes for the protein MAFWTQLMLLLWKNFLYRRRQPIQLLVELLWPLFLFFILVAVRHSHPPLEQHECHFPNKPLPSAGTVPWLQGLICNMNNTCFPRPTPGEEPGVLSNFNDSLVSRLLADARTVLGGPSAHRTLAGLGKLMPTLRAARRAAQPLLSDWPQEGLPLAAELLGTLLRGEFLGSELGQAQESVGSFLEAAEDLAQELLALPSLAELQRLLRRLRGTDGPLEVVSEALCSARGSSIPGGFSFNWYKARDLKELVGQEAAPALPENTLSPACAELMGALDTHPLSRLLWRRVKPLVLGKLLFAPDTPFTQQLMAQVNRTFQELALLKDVQEVWGLLGPQLFSFMNDSANVAMLQRLLEIQGTGKRQPGPGAQNRTEALRAFLDPGGRGYSWQDMHTDVGHLVGMLGHVMECVTLDKLEALPSEGALVVRALELLAERRFWAGVVFLGPEDPGDPAPLPGPGHVRIKIRMDIDDVMKTNKIRDRFWDPGPAADPLTDLRYVWGGFVYLQDLLERAAVRVLSGAAPRAGLYVQQMPYPCYVDDAFLRVLSRSLPLFLTLAWIYSVALTVKAVVREKETRLRYTMRAMGLGGAVLWLSWFLSCLGPFLFSTALLVLVLKLGDILPYSNPAVVFLFLAAFAVATVVQSFLLSAFFSRANLAAACGGLAYFVLYLPYVLCVAWRDQLPVGGRVAASLLSPVAFGFGCEGLALLEERGEGAQWHNMGTGPTADVFSLAQVSGLLLLDAVLYGLATWYLEAVCPGQYGIPEPWNFPFRRSYWFGPRPPKCLAPPPALQDPEVLVEEAPPGLMPGVSIRGLEKRFPGNPQPALRGLSLDFYQGHITAFLGPNGAGKTTTLSILSGLFPPTRGSACVLGHDVRSGMAAIRPHLGVCPQYNVLFDMLTVDEHVWFYGRLKGLSAAAVGPEQDRLVQDTGLVPKRRAQTRHLSGGMQRKLSVAIAFVGGSTVVILDEPTAGVDPASRRGIWELLLKYREGRTLVLSTHHLDEAELLGDRVAVVAGGRLCCCGSLLFLRRHLGSSYYLTLVKGPPPLATSRKGDADMEDSVDARQEKEPGSPAGTGASWVAKPLPQGGWAGRGGLGAGAVQPATVPPGAPRLLALVQRWAPGARLVEELPHELVLALPSEGALDGSFAELFRELDRRLGELGLAGYGISDTSLEEIFLKVVEDNAGDTDPQDGGRRPPPCTGTAYLDTTTRLKIQPEESALENGAPAGSAPETQALRGSRPDAAGRVQGWALTCQQLRALLLKRFLLARRSRCGLFAQMVLPALFVGLALAFSLIVPPFGHYPALRLSPSMYGAQVSFFSEDAPGDPERARLLEALLEEAGLQDPSPKNSSSGTPACVPPAACHFSVPEVPADVAAVLAGGNWTPADPSPACECSRPGARRLLPACPPAAGGPPAPQALSGSGEMVQNLTGRNLSDFLVKTYPRLVRQGLKTKKWVNEVRYGGFSLGGRDLGLPSGREVGRSLEELRALLSPQPGGALDHVLNNLTAWAHGLDAQDSLKIWFNNKGWHAMVAFVNRANNALLRARLPPGPNRSAHSITTLNHPLNLTKEQLSKAVLMASSVDVLVSICVVFAMSFIPASFTLILIEERVTGAKHLQFMGGLPPTLYWLSNFLWDMCNYLVAACIVVLIFLAFQQRAYVAPANLPALLLLLLLYGWSITPLMYPASFFFSVPSTAYVVLTCINLFIGINGSMATFVLELFSDQKLQEVSQILKRVFLIFPHFCLGRGLIDMVRNQAVADAFERLGDGHFQSPLRWEVVGKNLLAMVVQGPLFLLFTLLLQHRHRLLPRPKLRPLPPLREEDEDVAHERERVVRGATQGDVLVLWNLTKVYQGQRTPAVDRLCLGIPPGECFGLLGVNGAGKTSTFRMVTGEMLPSGGEAVLAGHSVAREPAAAHRRMGYCPQSDAVFELLTGREHLELFARLRGVPEAQVAQTASLGLARLGLPQYADRPAGTYSGGNKRKLATAVALVGDPPVVFLDEPTTGMDPSTRRFLWNSILAVVREGRSVVLTSHSMEECEALCTRLAIMVNGRFRCLGSAQHLKGRFGAGYTLTLRVPAARSEPAVAFVAAAFPGAELREAHGGRLRFQLPPGGRCALWRVFGELAAHGAEQGVEDFSVSQTTLEEVFLYFSKDQGKEEDEEEEQEAGEGADSVPGPQRPKLITRFLDDPSTAGAVL